A single Pan troglodytes isolate AG18354 chromosome X, NHGRI_mPanTro3-v2.0_pri, whole genome shotgun sequence DNA region contains:
- the IL9R gene encoding interleukin-9 receptor, with product MPQTCDGTGQMHLGSNCCKNGQTLLQRTCHGVSCCGWWFQAAHSILGKGPSAQSLAGWTLESEAPRRDMGTWLLACTCICTCVCLGVSVTGEGQGPRSRTFTCLTNNILRIDCHWSAPELGQGSSPWLLFTSNQAPGDTHKCILRGSECTVVLPPEAVLMPSDNFTITFHHCMSGREQVSLVDPEYLPRRHVKLDPPSDLQSNISSGHCILTWSISPALEPMTTLLSYELAFKKQEEAWEQAQHRDHIVGVTWLILEAFELDPGFIHEARLRVQMATLEDDVVEEERYTGQWSEWSQPVCFQAPQRQGPLIPPWGRPDNTLVAVSIFLLLTGLTYVLFKLSPRVKRIFYQNVPSPAVFFQPLYSVHNGNFQTWMGAHRAGVLLSQDCAGTPRGALEPCVQEATALLTCGPAHPWKSVALEEEQEGPGTRLPGNLSSEDVLPAGCTEWRVQTLAYLPQEDWAPTSPTRLAPPDSEGSSSSSSSSSSSSNNNNYCALGCYGGWHLSALPGNTQSPGPIPALACGLSCDHQGLETQQGVAWVLAGHCQRSGLHEDLQGMLLPSVLSKARSWTF from the exons ATGCCTCAGACTTGTGATGGGACTGGGCAGATGCATCTGGGAAG TAACTGCTGCAAGAACGGACAGACACTGCTGCAGAGAACTTGCCACGGTGTTTCATGCTGCGGCTGGTGGTTCCAGGCTGCACACTCCATTCTAGGAAAGG GGCCCTCAGCCCAGTCCCTTGCAGGCTGGACCTTGGAGAGTGAGGCCCCGAGGCGAGACATGGGCACCTGGCTCCTGGCCTGCACCTGCATCTGCACCTGTGTCTGCTTGGGAGTCTCTGTCACAGGGGAAGGACAAG GGCCAAGGTCTAGAACCTTCACCTGCCTCACCAACAACATTCTCAGGATCGATTGCCACTGGTCTGCCCCAGAGCTGGGACAGGGCTCCAGCCCCTGGCTCCTCTTCACCAG CAACCAGGCTCCTGGCGACACACATAAGTGCATCTTGCGGGGCAGTGAGTGCACCGTCGTGCTGCCACCTGAGGCAGTGCTCATGCCATCTGACAATTTCACCATCACTTTCCACCACTGCATGTCTGGGAGGGAGCAGGTCAGCCTGGTGGACCCGGAGTACCTGCCCCGGAGACACG TTAAGCTGGACCCGCCCTCTGACTTGCAGAGCAACATCAGTTCTGGCCACTGCATCCTGACCTGGAGCATCAGTCCTGCCTTGGAGCCAATGACCACACTTCTCAGCTATGAGCTGGCCTTCAAGAAGCAGGAAGAGGCCTGGGAG CAGGCCCAGCACAGGGATCACATTGTCGGGGTGACCTGGCTTATACTTGAAGCCTTTGAGCTGGACCCTGGCTTTATCCATGAGGCCAGGCTGCGTGTCCAGATGGCCACACTGGAGGATGATGTGGTAGAGGAGGAGCGTTATACAGGCCAGTGGAGTGAGTGGAGCCAGCCTGTGTGCTTCCAGGCTCCCCAGAGACAAG GCCCTCTGATCCCACCCTGGGGGCGGCCAGACAACACCCTTGTTGCTGTGTCCATCTTTCTCCTGCTGACTGGCCTGACCTACGTCCTGTTCAAGCTGTCGCCCAG GGTGAAGAGAATCTTCTACCAGAACGTGCCCTCTCCAGCGGTGTTCTTCCAGCCCCTCTACAGTGTGCACAATGGGAACTTCCAG ACTTGGATGGGGGCCCACAGGGCCGGTGTGCTGTTGAGCCAGGACTGTGCTGGCACCCCACGAGGAGCCTTGGAGCCCTGCGTCCAGGAGGCCACTGCACTGCTCACTTGTGGCCCAGCACATCCTTGGAAATCTGTGGCCctggaggaggaacaggagggcCCTGGGACCAGGCTCCCGGGGAACCTGAGCTCAGAGGATGTGCTGCCAGCAGGATGTACGGAGTGGAGGGTACAGACGCTTGCCTATCTGCCACAGGAGGACTGGGCCCCCACGTCCCCCACTAGGCTGGCTCCCCCAGACTCagagggcagcagcagcagcagcagcagcagcagcagcagcagcaacaacaacaactactGTGCCTTGGGCTGCTATGGGGGATGGCACCTCTCAGCCCTCCCAGGAAACACACAGAGCCCTGGGCCCATCCCAGCCCTGGCCTGTGGCCTTTCTTGTGACCATCAGGGCCTGGAGACCCAGCAAGGAGTTGCCTGGGTGCTGGCTGGTCACTGCCAGAGGTCCGGGCTGCATGAGGACCTCCAGGGCATGTTGCTCCCTTCTGTCCTCAGCAAGGCTCGGTCCTGGACATTCTAG